One segment of Fibrobacter sp. UWB10 DNA contains the following:
- a CDS encoding Na/Pi cotransporter family protein — protein MTLMILKMIGCLALLMFGMKTMSEGLQKLTGGHLRAVLGTMTKHRIGGLLTGTFVTASVQSSTATTVLTVSFVNAGLLTLSQAIPVIMGANIGTTATAWIMSIFGFQFNMSSVVWPFFALGIILSYTKKNSTKSIGEFVFGFAFMFLGLTTLRENAVAMDLAHNQTVINFFATTGGWGIFSTLLFLLLGSVLTMCVQSSAAIMAITLLLCSSGVLPIYQGIALVMGENIGTTVTSNLAALSASTQARRAALAHMLFNVFGVVWILIVFRPFVNMVCSIVGFDPTFVPHTEEEIAQAGVRVTYALSAFHTAFNLCNVLILIWFIKPMEKIICKIIREKEDGEDFKVKFISAGLMSTAELSLFEARKEINLFATRTQKMFRMVPELLEMKDENDFVKLFARIEKYEGISDNMEIEIAKYLNQVSEGRLSPESKTNIQSMLREISEIESIGDSCYNMARAINRKFRSTDDFTEEQYNRIKHMMQLCDKALTNMIDVISDAVTADANRTLNMENEINDYRKLLKEKNIADIESQKYSYQMGVHYMDVVNDCEKLGDYVVNVVEAHTNKKFST, from the coding sequence ATGACACTTATGATTCTTAAAATGATCGGTTGCCTTGCGCTCCTCATGTTCGGCATGAAGACGATGAGTGAAGGCTTGCAGAAACTCACCGGCGGTCACCTCCGCGCAGTCCTTGGCACTATGACCAAGCACCGTATCGGAGGCCTTCTCACGGGTACATTTGTGACGGCCTCGGTGCAGTCTTCTACCGCAACCACCGTCCTTACCGTAAGCTTCGTTAACGCTGGCCTGCTCACATTGAGTCAGGCCATTCCTGTTATCATGGGCGCAAACATCGGTACAACGGCCACGGCCTGGATCATGTCCATATTCGGCTTCCAGTTCAATATGAGCTCGGTGGTGTGGCCCTTCTTCGCCCTCGGCATCATCCTTTCTTACACCAAGAAGAATTCGACCAAGAGTATCGGCGAATTCGTGTTCGGTTTCGCGTTTATGTTCCTCGGTCTTACCACGCTGCGTGAAAATGCGGTGGCCATGGACTTGGCACATAACCAGACGGTCATCAACTTCTTTGCGACGACCGGCGGTTGGGGAATCTTCAGCACGCTCTTGTTCTTGTTGCTGGGTAGCGTCCTTACGATGTGCGTGCAGTCGTCTGCGGCCATCATGGCAATCACGCTCTTGCTCTGCAGTAGCGGAGTTCTTCCGATTTACCAGGGCATTGCGCTCGTGATGGGTGAAAACATTGGAACGACAGTCACTTCGAACCTGGCTGCCCTTTCGGCAAGTACGCAGGCAAGGCGCGCCGCCTTGGCCCACATGCTGTTCAACGTGTTCGGCGTGGTGTGGATTCTGATTGTATTCCGCCCGTTCGTGAACATGGTGTGTAGCATCGTAGGGTTCGATCCGACCTTCGTGCCGCATACCGAAGAAGAAATTGCGCAGGCAGGCGTGCGTGTGACTTATGCGCTTTCGGCCTTCCATACGGCATTCAACCTCTGCAACGTGCTGATCCTCATCTGGTTCATCAAGCCGATGGAAAAAATCATCTGCAAGATTATCCGCGAGAAGGAAGACGGCGAGGATTTCAAGGTCAAGTTTATCAGCGCAGGTCTCATGAGTACCGCAGAACTTTCGCTCTTCGAAGCCCGCAAGGAAATTAACTTGTTTGCAACCCGCACGCAGAAGATGTTCCGCATGGTGCCTGAGCTGCTCGAAATGAAGGACGAAAACGATTTCGTGAAGCTCTTTGCCCGCATCGAGAAGTACGAAGGCATTAGCGACAACATGGAAATCGAAATTGCCAAGTACCTGAACCAGGTCTCTGAAGGTCGCCTGAGTCCCGAAAGTAAGACGAACATCCAGTCGATGCTCCGCGAAATTTCTGAAATTGAAAGTATCGGCGACTCCTGCTACAATATGGCGCGTGCCATTAACCGCAAGTTTAGGAGCACCGACGACTTTACCGAAGAGCAGTACAACCGCATCAAGCACATGATGCAGCTTTGCGACAAGGCGCTCACGAACATGATCGATGTCATTAGCGATGCTGTGACTGCCGACGCAAACCGTACGCTGAATATGGAGAATGAGATCAACGATTACCGCAAGCTCCTCAAGGAGAAAAATATTGCCGATATCGAATCGCAGAAGTACAGCTACCAGATGGGTGTGCACTACATGGATGTGGTGAACGATTGCGAAAAACTCGGCGACTATGTGGTGAACGTGGTCGAGGCTCACACAAACAAGAAATTCTCGACCTAA